ACCTTGTCGAGCGAACTGGTATTAACCGACAAAGCCGAAACGAAAATCGACGGTAGCAATGTTAGCGGATTAACAATTAGCGGTGGCGGTGCTACAAGAGTATTGCAAGTGGACTTTGGCGCAGCCGCTGCCTTGAATCGGCTGACAATCAGCGGCGGGAACAGTAGTGGGTTACTCGGCGGCGGCATTTACAACAACGGCACGCTGACACTGAGCAACAGCACCATTTCCAGCAACTCCGCAGATAGCGGCGGCGGCATTTACAACAACGGCACGCTGACATTGAGTAACAGCACCATCTCTAGCAACTCTGCAAATAGCGGTGGCGGCATTTACAACAATGGCACGCTGACAGCAACTAACAACACTATCTTTGGCAACTCCACTGCTGGATTAGGCGGTGGCATTTCAAACTATGGCACGCTGACAGCAACTAACAACACTATCTTTGGCAACTCCGCAGATACTGGTGGCGGCATTTTCAACTACACTGGCAAGGCGAGTGTCAGCAACAGCATTGTGGCAGGCAATACTGCCGCATTTGGCAGGGAAATTTACTTTGTTTCCCCAGCGATTTCTGGTGGCAACAACCTGTTTGGTTTCAGCGGCGATAGCGGCTTGTCGGATGTAGCGACACTCAGCACCGACATCACCCCTACCGTTGCCCTCAACCAGATTCTCGACACCACCCTCAAGGATAACGGCGGCCCCACCAAAACCCTGGCGTTAGTTGCAGGTAGCCCCGCCATTGATATAGGTAACACCACCCTCATCATTGACCAACGCGGCATTGCCCGTCCTCAAGGTATTGCCAGTGACATCGGTGCCTTTGAATTTGTCACTAACCGCCCTCCCGTTGCCAATAACGACCACTTCACCACCAACGAAGACACCCCCATCACAGGCAACATCCTCACCAACGACAAAGACCTCGATAACAAAACCCTCACAGCGATTTTACGCACCAGCCCCAGCAACGGCTCTTTGGTGTTGAACTCTGATGGCAACTTCACCTACACCCCTAACTCTAATTTTAACGGCAGCGATTCCTTCACCTACATCGTCAGCGATGGCAAAGGCGGCACCGCCACGGCTATCGTCAACCTCACCATCAACCCAGTCAATGATGCACCCACCTTCAGTAAAGGTGCTAACCTGACAGTGAATCAAAATGCTGGGGCGCAAACTGTGCCAAATTGGGCAACCAACCTCTCAGCTGGGCCAGCCAACGAAGCGGGACAAACTCTCAATTTTACTGTCACCAATGACAATAACAAGCTGTTCCGCGTACAACCGAGTATAGATAAAAACGGCACCCTCACCTACACCCCTAACCCCAACCTCAGCCCCAATCTTACCAACCGCACCGCCACAGTCACAGTCACCTTACGCGACAATGGCGGCACTGCCAACGGTGGACAAAACTCCTTCACCCAAACCTTCACTATCTCCGTCGGCAAAACTCAGAGTGGCGGCAATTGCAATGATAATCTCAACGGCAGTGCTGGGGACGATCGCCTTAATGGTGGCAACGGCAATGACAAGCTGTTCGGCGGTGCAGGCAATGACACTCTGCATGGCGGCAACGGTGCGGATGTGTTGCGCGGTGGCTTAGGCAACGACACTCTCTATGGCGGCAATGGCCGCGATATCTTTATCCTGGCAGCAGGTGAGGGTACTGATACAATTGCGGACTTCCAGAATAATAGCGACAAGATTGGCTTGGTAGGTGGGTTGACCTTTGACGACCTGACTATTGTGCAAGATGGGTCGCGCACTCGCATTAGCATCACCAGCACAGGTAAGTTCCTGGCTTACCTGAATGGAGTCAACTTCAAACTCATTGACAAAAACGATTTCCTGTTGGTTTAGCATTTGAACGTAGACTGCGCCTACATCCCCCTGAACAAGCACAGCCTTCTGTGTAACAAAGGCTACGATGTAGGTACTTTAAGCCAAGGTGTTTGCGATCGCATTTGTCAAATAAAACCATTTTGAAAACAGAATGCGACGAATGATCTCATGTCCGCTAAATTATACCAATTCTCCAAAATAAGGATACACATAGGCAGCAGGGGGAGAATTACCCGTAGTCCGAATTTAAAGAAATGGTATTAGTTGCGATATGTCATTGCGAGTGGAACGTAGTGGAACGAAGCAATCACAAGGCCTATGCAATTGCTTCCCTACCCTACTCTACCCTTCTCCTTTGGAGACGCTGACGCGAACGGGAACGGCTCCGCCGAACAGCGAACGCTTCGCTCGCAATGACTGTAAATATTTTTGTTTAGGTGCTTACCAAAAGATTATGGGTGTTCCCTACAAAGAATTTATCTGCTACAAGTAATCAATAGCTACCTCAAAGTTGTGTGAAAGTACTTGAAAGTCGTACTGAGGTACTTGGGAATCGTATTGAAGTACTTGGTAATTGTGTTGAGGTACTTGAAAGTCGTACTGAGGTACTTGCTAATCGTGTTGAGGTACTTGAAAGTCGTATTGAAGTACTTGAAAGTTGTGTTGAGGTACTTGGAAGTCGTGCTGAAGTACTTGGGAATCGTGTTGAAGTATTTAGATGATGAATTTCCTTGCCTCAACCTAACCTATGGCAAAAGCGATACCTTCTCTGCAAGACACACCGCATAGCTTTTCTGTAAAAGTACGCTAATGCTTGGTATCATTTTCTCATCCCCTTTAAATATTTTTTAAATTGGCAGGCTTTTTGCCCAAACCCAACTATATAACTGTTGAGTCAGAGAAAAAAAACTGTCTTTAGATAGATGCGGTAATATTACTCAGTCTGCAAGATTGGAAATGTGAAGTCAACTTAACACTCACTGGAGATGAGTTTCCGGTTCGGTTCACCTAATTGGGCGCAGTTTGCGGCAAGCAAGGTGAAAGTCGATTGCAGATATGAAGGAAAATCGTTTTCCTGTATCTGAAATAAAAGTCCAAGTGACAGGGACTTTTGACCGCTGAACCCCATACACTATGAAAATCGCACAAATCGCACCCCTGTGGGAACGAGTTCCGCCTGTTACCTATGGAGGAACTGAGTTAGTTGTGAGTCGTTTGACCGATGAACTGGTACGTAGAGGTCACGATGTCACGCTATTCGCTTCGGGTGATTCCCAAACTTTAGCTCGTTTAGAAGCTGGGAGTCCGCGTGCATTGCGTTTGGATAAAGATATCCAAGAACCGATAATGTACGAACTCATGCATGTTGGTAACGTTTATCAACGCGCTAGCGAATTTGATATTATTCACTCCCACGTAGGGGTTTGGTCGTTACCTTTAGCTAGTGTGGTTTCAACACCAACAGTGCATACCTTACATGGTATCTTTACTCGCGATAACAACAAAGTATTTAGACAATACAGCACGCAACCATACATCAGCATTAGCGATGCCCAACGGCTGTTAAACATTAATTATGTTGCGACAGTTTACAATGGCATCAGCGTTGAGAAGTTTCCCTTCTTTGCTGAACCTCAAGATCCACCCTATCTGGCATTTTTAGGCCGCTTCTCGCCAGAAAAAGGGCCGCAACACGCCATTGCTATTGCCAAGCAGACAGGTTGGCGCTTGAAGATGGCGGGTAAAGTGGATGTTGTAGACAAGGAGTTTTTTGAAAAAGAAATTGCTCCCCATATAGATGGGAAACAAATAGAGTTTTTAGGTGAAGTTAACCACGAGCAAAAAGCCGAACTGTTGGGGAATGCAGCGGTTACGCTCTTTCCTATCACCTGGTGCGAACCATTTGGCTTGGTGATGGCGGAATCTATGGCGACGGGTACACCTGTGATTGCCATGAATATGGGATCTGTCTCCGAAGTAATTGCTAATGGCGAGACAGGTTATGTCTGCCAAAGTTACGAAGAAATGGCGACAATGATTCCCAAAGCCTTAAAACTCGATCGCCAAAAATGCCGCGAACACGTAGAGAATAAATTTAGCGTTACCCAAATGGTTAACGGCTATGAAGCAGTCTACGAAAAAATCGTTGGCGATCGCAACTGGCGTCATTGGTTCAACTCTGCAATCAGAAATTCGTTGGAATCAATTACATCTTTGACACGCTAGTTAGTAACCTTGCTTGAGCGACTATTGCTTGGCGTTACTTTCATAAATCTCCATAATTGACAATCAGCTCCCTTTACATGGGAGCTTTTTCATTTTCCATCAATCAGGAGACTACTTCCATGCATAACAGACTACTAAAGTGATGGAAGCGGGATAGAAATGCGATCGCAAATATGTTGATCTGTTTGTTGTACGCTGGGATTGTTTTTCAGATAATCCTGTAACCAAGAACAACCCCGAACTATTAGCCGATCAAAATCTAAAGTATCTTCAGCATTCCAAAGTTCAACAAGACCATCATCACTGACAGAGACAATTTTTTTGCCATCAGGACTAAAGTTGAGGTTCCAAAAAGCATAACCATGTCCATAAATAGTTTTTAGTTCTTGACCATCTCTGATTTGCCAAAGTCTGATTGTACCGTCAGCACTAGCAGAAGCAAGGATTTTGCCATCAGGACTAAAGCTAAGTTTGGTAACTTCAGCATGATGACCTTTTAGGGTTTTAAGTTCCTTTCCTTCTAAACTCCAAATTTTAATAGTTTTATCCTGACTGGCTGAGGCAATGATTTGACCATTGGGGCTAAAACGCACATTCGTAACATAACTATTATGTGCTTTGAAAGTTTTGAAGTTTTGTCCTTGCGAGTTCCACAGTTTGATTGTTCCATCATTATGAGCAGAAATAATTGTCTGACCGTTGGGGCTGAAACTCGCACTGAAAACTTTACCCGCATCTGCGTCTAAAGTTCTGAGTTCTTGACCGTTGATATCCCATAGTTTGACTGTCCCATCATAACTAGCGCTCACCAGAGTTTGACCATCAGGACTAAAATTTACTTCTATAACTTCGTTATTGTGTCCTGAAAATGTTCTAATATTTTCACCATTTAAGTTCCAAAGTTTGATTGTTTTGTCAGAACTAGCCGTAGCAATTATCTGGCCGTTAGGACTAAAATTAAGACTCCAAATCCGCTTCCAGACACTATCGCTATCTGCTTTTATTGATGTCAGTTCTTGAGTGTCAACATTCCACAATTTAATCGTCTTATCATCTCCGGCTGAGGCAATAATTTTACCATCCGGACTAAAACTCACACTCCACAGAGAATCATGATGTCCAATGAAAGTTTTGGGTTCGCGATCGCCAATATGCCATAGTTTAACTGTCGTATCTGCACTTGCTGAAGCGATAGTTTGAGCATCTGGGCTAAAACTGGCGCTAAAAACAGCATCGTTATGACCTTGTAGAGTCTTAAGTTCTCTTCCATTAACACTCCACAATTTAACTGTTTTGTCAGCGCTGGTAGAAGCAACGATTTTACCCTCCGGGCTAAAGCTGACGCTAATTACATAATTGTCATGTTTGCCAAGGGTTTTAATTTCTTTACCTTCTAAATTCCACAATTTAACTGTGGTGTCGCCTCCCGCAGTTGCGATCGCTTTACCGTCTGGGCTAAAACTCACATCAAAAATAGATTGTTCGCTGGCTTTAAAGCTTTTAATTTCTCGTCCATCAATATGCCAAATTTTGATGACACCCCCGCGATCGGCGGTGACAATAGTTTTATTATCTGGGCTGCAACTCACACTCCAAACAGAATCATTATGTCCTTTGAGAGTTTGAATTTCTTGCTTTTTAATATGCCAAAGCTTGACTGTATTATCTTGACTTGGAACGGCAATTATTTTACCATCAGGGCTGAAACAAATATTACTGATAAACTGCTCGTTATTTTGCCCTTTTAAGGTGATAATTTCCTGACCATCAATACCCCAAATTTTGACAGTGTTATTTGTAGCGATCGCAGCCAGCATCTTACTATCGGGGCTGAACATTACACTTGTAAAAATATGATTTGGAACAAGAATTTTTTTGATTTCTCTGCCATCAACACTCCAAAGCCTCACTGTATTATCTTCACTAGCAGTCACAATATTTTGACCATCAGGACTAAAGTTAACGCTTCTAACTACATCACTATGTCCTTCTAAGCGATTTCGTTCTCTAACTTTATAAACTGCACGTTGTAATGCTAATCTTACTGTTTCTTGAGTGTTAGCATCTGCCTTTACTGACCTCAATTGAATAGCTGCATTGAGTGCAGCAACTAAAGCATCAAGTTCTCTATTGGAGTTTAATAAAGCATTGGCAGATATAGTTAAAGATTTTATTCTCTCTAGTTGTATCTGTTTCACCATGTTATTTGCCCAAATTCCAGCAATAATTGCTGCAACTAGGGTGATGGCTAATACTATTGTGCCTATTTTAATTTGTCGTTTGGCTTTTTGATTGGCTACTAATAAGACTTCGTTCGCTTCTGCCAAAATTCTTGATGCTTCTGCTTCTGCTTGCAATCGCTTCTGAACATCCCGCTTTTCTAATTCCTGACTAGCATCTAAAAATTTTCTATCTAAATCACTTAAACCTTTATCTGCTGCCCAAATCCGAGCATCTTGTAAAGTTTTCCCGCGCAATAAACGCGACTCATCTTGAAATTTGGAAGCTACCCAAGCATTTAAACTTTGAGAGTATGGGCGAATATTTAGGAATACTTTATCGAGCCATTGTTGGGTAAAAATTTTTGCATAAATCTGATTATAAATTCGTAGTTTTCCTTGTTGCTTAACAATTAATCCTGTCAGACGTAGTTGTGTTTGTTCGGGACTGTCATCTGCGAGGATTTCTCCCTGGTTTAAAATTTGCTGATATAATCCTAACAACCGCCCAGTTTGATTCTCTGCATTTTGGGTTAGGCGATCGCGGATTGTTCGTAAATGTTCTGGTTCGTCCTGCGTTTCCCAATTTTCGATGATTTGCGTTTGTACTAATTGCGCAACGCATTCTCCTTCGCGATCGGCGGGAAAAGAATTTTGAGAAATACATATTAGTTGACAAAGTTTTTGCGTTAAAAATGGCTGTCCTCCAGTCCACTTTAACACCTCTGCAATTATCGCTTTTGGTCTTGCAACTATTCCTTCCAAGCCTCTAATTAAAACTGCAACTTCTGATAGTTGAAATCCAGTTAATTCAATAGCTTTTCCAATATTAAAAGGCGTACGATTTTTATCATTAACTAGATTAGAAGGAGTTGCTACACCCAACAAACAGAAACTCAGGCGTTGATATTCTGGATTATCTGCTCTTTGGTTATAACAAGCTCGAATAAAAGCAAAAAAATCATCTTTAAAATCTATTCCTAAAATACTATCAACTTCATCAATAAAAATTATAATTTTTCCAGAAATTTCTGTTAGAATCACGTTATCAATTAATTCATTCAATCGTTGTTTTGGTGGTAAAAATTCATGTTGTCGCCACCATGCTCCAAAATTTACTTTTTTTGATAAACCAAAACCGCGTAATAACTCAGAAACAAATCCGCCATACCATTCCAAAGGCGTGACATGACTGCCAATTCTTGTCAAATCAATGGAAGCACATTTAATTCCTTGCTCTTTAAGCTGTTTTGTGATGTGTACTCGCAAGCTTGATTTACCCATCTGACGAGAATTGAAAACATAACATAAGTTACCATTTATCAACCCTTGATAAAGGTGAGCATCAGCTTGTCGCACAACATAAGTCGGGTGTTGATATTCTAGGCTTCCTCCTAATTTATAGTAATTAAAATGTGTCATATTATTTCACTGGTTTGTTTTATAATTAAAATTATAAAAATGCTTTATCGCGTTCTTTTAGCAATTACTTTCAACCCATAAATAGGATTGTTTACTAAATCATCTCCATAGGGTGTGAGATGAGAAAAATTTCCGTTCGGTGTCATTTGACGATTGGTACAATTATCTTTCCACCAGCACCAAGCTAACCAACCAATTTGCTTCTGTTTGAGAAGGGGCAATAATTTTTGGTAAGTAAAAGTTTTGCTAGGTGAGTGATTCTCTCTAGTACCATCAAGGTCATAATAGCAATACTGAGTTGTTCCCTTAATATTTTCATCTTGCTTGTTAGCAATCTCACCAAAAACGAGGGGAAGATTAGCTTTAATAATGGTTTCAATGTGTGAAATACCATCATAATCAGCCCAATAAGCATGACCGCTGAATAAGAGATTACGATCTGGATCGCTAGCAATTAATTCCTGTCCAATCAAAGAAAAAGCTTCAATTGATGTACCACAATCTGGTGCGTCAATCATAATTGGTAAGTGTAAGTGTTGGCGGATACTGCTAATCGCACTTTTATAAGCATTCTTGAAACTATTTAAAGCGGCTTTTTGATTATCTGCCCACCGATAAAAGCCTAACTCATTGGCTAAGTTAATAATTAGATAAGATTCATGTTTTTTAAGTACCTTTAGGACATCATTATCTATCCACCAAGGAATTAACTGAGTATTTAACAAATTTGCATCGCTATTACAAGTCAAATCGGATAACATGACGATGGGAATAATTCGATTTTGCTGACAGCGAGTGAGAAATTTATCTAAATCAGAAATCGAATAACTAGGGCGATCGGATTGACCATAATCTTTATACCATTGAATTCTGACTGCATTAGCTCCTGTTTTTACTAGTTCTGTTAACTTATCGCTTTCAGGAAAATCCCAGTCATCCAATAAGGGTAAATTTATGCCATTCAGAATTACCTTCTCACCAAATCTATTGTAAAGATATCGACCTCTAGTATAGAAAGTGGGTTTTACATTTTGAGCCTTTACTATAGATGGTATTGTGGTCGATAATAAACTGCTATAACAAGCAATTCCTGAATTAATTATCATTTGACGACGTTTCATAAAAAGACTCATAATTTCAAAACAAGTGTTGTTATAAGTGAGGTTTCCTGTCAATCTATCGCATTATTTTTGCTAGTTAAATTAACTTTTTAATTCTGCTTATTCCTTCTCCAAATTCGCACTCTTTAAGCCTTCCGCCGAATGCGGTTCGTTTTCTTCCCTTTCATAATTAACTCAATGAATTACTAGTCAATTGATTAATTTCGCTATTGTGACGCAACTAACGCGCTGAAAATCTACCATTTTGATACATCTTATCCATACGCTAGTAATTATAAGCACACAGTAATTGGTTATTACCAAAACTAGCTGCTTGTAAAGAAAACTTATTTTTCTTGATTTGAATTATGCACTGTAATCTTCTGGTTGTCGCTCCAGAAAATGTCAGGAATTCCAAAAAGCATCCGATCGGTATTGTCAGGTAAGCTGAAACGACCTTTGCCTAACTTTTTATGACATTTACTGATTTTTTGATTTCAACCTGAT
The genomic region above belongs to Calothrix sp. NIES-2098 and contains:
- a CDS encoding hemagglutination activity domain protein, whose translation is MLSCEATLPAIASPVTILNPTAPVVSDGLTPLHAAVAFVDAALPDYQTLVDGLSANTAIYLLDPASDGLGQISQVLAGYSNLASVQIFSHGSEAALQLGNTHLNSDTLLDYADTLQYWSSALSETGDLLFYGCNLAANSAGQAFVSQIAALTGADVAASTDLTGSSAQGGDWELEFSTGSIEALDNLAPWAQSAYENVLATYVVNALGDTDDGNPTNGTTTLREAVNLANANAGADLITFNLAANSTITLSSELVLTDKAETKIDGSNVSGLTISGGGATRVLQVDFGAAAALNRLTISGGNSSGLLGGGIYNNGTLTLSNSTISSNSADSGGGIYNNGTLTLSNSTISSNSANSGGGIYNNGTLTATNNTIFGNSTAGLGGGISNYGTLTATNNTIFGNSADTGGGIFNYTGKASVSNSIVAGNTAAFGREIYFVSPAISGGNNLFGFSGDSGLSDVATLSTDITPTVALNQILDTTLKDNGGPTKTLALVAGSPAIDAGNTTLIIDQRGIARPQGIASDIGAFEVARAAYVVNALGDSDDGNPTNGTTTLREAVNLANANAGADLITFNLAANSTITLSSELVLTDKAETKIDGSNVSGLTISGGGATRVLQVDFGAAAALNRLTISGGNSSGLLGGGIYNNGTLTLSNSTISSNSADSGGGIYNNGTLTLSNSTISSNSANSGGGIYNNGTLTATNNTIFGNSTAGLGGGISNYGTLTATNNTIFGNSADTGGGIFNYTGKASVSNSIVAGNTAAFGREIYFVSPAISGGNNLFGFSGDSGLSDVATLSTDITPTVALNQILDTTLKDNGGPTKTLALVAGSPAIDIGNTTLIIDQRGIARPQGIASDIGAFEFVTNRPPVANNDHFTTNEDTPITGNILTNDKDLDNKTLTAILRTSPSNGSLVLNSDGNFTYTPNSNFNGSDSFTYIVSDGKGGTATAIVNLTINPVNDAPTFSKGANLTVNQNAGAQTVPNWATNLSAGPANEAGQTLNFTVTNDNNKLFRVQPSIDKNGTLTYTPNPNLSPNLTNRTATVTVTLRDNGGTANGGQNSFTQTFTISVGKTQSGGNCNDNLNGSAGDDRLNGGNGNDKLFGGAGNDTLHGGNGADVLRGGLGNDTLYGGNGRDIFILAAGEGTDTIADFQNNSDKIGLVGGLTFDDLTIVQDGSRTRISITSTGKFLAYLNGVNFKLIDKNDFLLV
- a CDS encoding group 1 glycosyl transferase, which encodes MKIAQIAPLWERVPPVTYGGTELVVSRLTDELVRRGHDVTLFASGDSQTLARLEAGSPRALRLDKDIQEPIMYELMHVGNVYQRASEFDIIHSHVGVWSLPLASVVSTPTVHTLHGIFTRDNNKVFRQYSTQPYISISDAQRLLNINYVATVYNGISVEKFPFFAEPQDPPYLAFLGRFSPEKGPQHAIAIAKQTGWRLKMAGKVDVVDKEFFEKEIAPHIDGKQIEFLGEVNHEQKAELLGNAAVTLFPITWCEPFGLVMAESMATGTPVIAMNMGSVSEVIANGETGYVCQSYEEMATMIPKALKLDRQKCREHVENKFSVTQMVNGYEAVYEKIVGDRNWRHWFNSAIRNSLESITSLTR
- a CDS encoding WD-repeat protein, which codes for MTHFNYYKLGGSLEYQHPTYVVRQADAHLYQGLINGNLCYVFNSRQMGKSSLRVHITKQLKEQGIKCASIDLTRIGSHVTPLEWYGGFVSELLRGFGLSKKVNFGAWWRQHEFLPPKQRLNELIDNVILTEISGKIIIFIDEVDSILGIDFKDDFFAFIRACYNQRADNPEYQRLSFCLLGVATPSNLVNDKNRTPFNIGKAIELTGFQLSEVAVLIRGLEGIVARPKAIIAEVLKWTGGQPFLTQKLCQLICISQNSFPADREGECVAQLVQTQIIENWETQDEPEHLRTIRDRLTQNAENQTGRLLGLYQQILNQGEILADDSPEQTQLRLTGLIVKQQGKLRIYNQIYAKIFTQQWLDKVFLNIRPYSQSLNAWVASKFQDESRLLRGKTLQDARIWAADKGLSDLDRKFLDASQELEKRDVQKRLQAEAEASRILAEANEVLLVANQKAKRQIKIGTIVLAITLVAAIIAGIWANNMVKQIQLERIKSLTISANALLNSNRELDALVAALNAAIQLRSVKADANTQETVRLALQRAVYKVRERNRLEGHSDVVRSVNFSPDGQNIVTASEDNTVRLWSVDGREIKKILVPNHIFTSVMFSPDSKMLAAIATNNTVKIWGIDGQEIITLKGQNNEQFISNICFSPDGKIIAVPSQDNTVKLWHIKKQEIQTLKGHNDSVWSVSCSPDNKTIVTADRGGVIKIWHIDGREIKSFKASEQSIFDVSFSPDGKAIATAGGDTTVKLWNLEGKEIKTLGKHDNYVISVSFSPEGKIVASTSADKTVKLWSVNGRELKTLQGHNDAVFSASFSPDAQTIASASADTTVKLWHIGDREPKTFIGHHDSLWSVSFSPDGKIIASAGDDKTIKLWNVDTQELTSIKADSDSVWKRIWSLNFSPNGQIIATASSDKTIKLWNLNGENIRTFSGHNNEVIEVNFSPDGQTLVSASYDGTVKLWDINGQELRTLDADAGKVFSASFSPNGQTIISAHNDGTIKLWNSQGQNFKTFKAHNSYVTNVRFSPNGQIIASASQDKTIKIWSLEGKELKTLKGHHAEVTKLSFSPDGKILASASADGTIRLWQIRDGQELKTIYGHGYAFWNLNFSPDGKKIVSVSDDGLVELWNAEDTLDFDRLIVRGCSWLQDYLKNNPSVQQTDQHICDRISIPLPSL
- a CDS encoding Mannan endo-1,4-beta-mannosidase, which encodes MKRRQMIINSGIACYSSLLSTTIPSIVKAQNVKPTFYTRGRYLYNRFGEKVILNGINLPLLDDWDFPESDKLTELVKTGANAVRIQWYKDYGQSDRPSYSISDLDKFLTRCQQNRIIPIVMLSDLTCNSDANLLNTQLIPWWIDNDVLKVLKKHESYLIINLANELGFYRWADNQKAALNSFKNAYKSAISSIRQHLHLPIMIDAPDCGTSIEAFSLIGQELIASDPDRNLLFSGHAYWADYDGISHIETIIKANLPLVFGEIANKQDENIKGTTQYCYYDLDGTRENHSPSKTFTYQKLLPLLKQKQIGWLAWCWWKDNCTNRQMTPNGNFSHLTPYGDDLVNNPIYGLKVIAKRTR